The Comamonas piscis region GGCTGAGCCGGCGCTTTGCCATCCGGCCGCGCCAGCGATAGCGCGCTGCCTTGGCGCAGCGACCTGTGCCTGTTAGCCAGCATCCCGCTGCCACTGGCAACCAGGGGCCATGCAGAGGCCCCAGCGCCCCAGCCCATCGGCGCTGCACATGGCCCGATACCCAGCTTTCCGCGCCCCCGCGCAGCCAAGCAAAGACCCAAAGCATCAGCCCATTTTTTGGGGCTATATCCAAAGCCATCTGCGACACGCGATAAAAGCAATTACCTATTGAAAATTGAGTTTTTATAAAAAATAACAATTGATCGTGATAGCCTATGCGCCGTGTGATTTTTGCATACACGTTTTGTGCACAGAGTATGTTGAGCGAGCCCAAAGTGCAGTGAATGACTGCCAGGTCAAACAGCGGTCTGTCGAGAGAAAACCAGCGTTTAAGCGCACTGGCTGGAGCTTTCCGCACGGGGGTATGCCGAACCACAAACACTTATAAGACCTATTCTCAATCCAAGGAGACCTGCACCCTTTTCATAGCCAAAAACATAACAACAAACTAAAGTTGATACACGTTTGTTATCAATCAAAACTAGGGAATTGCCCTAATCTATGCGCTGTTCTGTTTTACAGGAGGACGCGGAGAACAGAGAGCTCTGCGTTTTTTAACCCAACCAGGAAACATGATGAAAGACCAATTTCTTCTTGACGGAAGTCAAGCCCGCTCCATGTCCGCCCCTGCGCCTGCAGACAGCGCAAGCCAGGGCTTGCTGGCGCTGATGGGCCAGATGGCCCAGTCGCCATCCTCGTTCAGGGCCTAAGGCCGGCCCCCTCTACCCCTCCCTCCAGAAGAACCGCGTATCCGACACATAGAAGGCAAAAGCCTCCATTTAGATAGCTTCTTACAACGTAAAAAATAGAGATCAATATGAAAAAACCATTCTTCCCTCTGAGCCAATGCGCCTTGCTGGTTCCCTGCCTTATGGCAGGTATGGCCCATGCGCAGTCCATTGAATTGACGGGTGACACTACAGCGACCGGCCATCGAGGCGCAAGCTACACCACCGACAGCATGACGGTCGGCAATACCGCTGCAGGAGCGCTGGACGTATCGTCGGGGGCTGTACTGATCAACACCGGCCCAGCAACGCTGGGTGCAGCGACGAGTGGCTCGGGAACAGCGACTCTTTCTGGCAGTTCCCAATGGACCTCCGCTGAGCTCAATGTTGGCAATGCCGGCACCGGGGTACTCAATATCAACAGCGGCGGCCTGTTGGTCTCTGCCGATGCCTACATCGGCAGAGAAGCAGGTAGCAATGGCACGGTGACCGTTGATGGCCCGGGATCCAACTGGAGCTCGCCAGTCAACCAGTAACACAACTTCAGGATTGGCCATCTTGAAGGAGCAGGCACCCTGAAAGTACTCAACGGCGGTATCGCGTTTGCGGATGGAGAGATCTACACTGCAGGCTCTCTGAACTCGTCAGCACTCGTAGAAATCGACGGCGTTGGCTCTACTTTGGGCGGCCACAGGGGTTGCAATTTCGGCATGGGAAGCGCATCTACCGTACGCGTCACCAACGGAGGACTGCTCAACTGCCGACAGCACACTGACCTTGCCTATGGAAGCGTGTCCTTGAGCGGCGCAGGCTCTCACCTGGAGGCCGGCCAGTTTCTCTCGATCGGTAAGGAGCTCGGTGATAGCGATGCCACACTGAACATCGGTGAAGGCAGCTCGGTGGCTGTCAGCCAGGAGCTTCGCCTGCCATCTGTTTTTGGCAACACCGCCTCCACGGGCAGGGGCACTATCAACATCAATGGTGCCGCCACACCGGGTTTCTTGCATGCCTTGAACATCGTATTTGGTGAGAACGGCCTGGGCGTTCTTAACTTCAACCACACCGATAACTCTGGCAACTATGCGTTCTATGCGCCGATCACAGGACCAGGCACGGTCAATGTCACGGATTCTGGCATTACCACCCTCACCCGCGATTACACCTACCACGGCAAAACCAACGTCAATGCTGGCGTGCTACGCGCAGGCTCTACTAACAGCCTGAGCCCTACCTCTGACTTTGCCGTTGCCAGTGGCGGAACGTTGGATACCAACACCTACAGCCCCACCGTGAAGAGCCTCAGCAATGCGGGCACGGTGACCATGTTGGCTGGCGGCACGGGAAGTGTTTTGACGGTAACTGGCAACTACGTCGGCAATGGCGGCGTTATCGCCATGAACACCATCGTGGGGGCAGACAACTCTGCCACCGAAAAACTGGTCGTCAACGGCGCTACCAACGGTACGACCATCTTGAACATCACCAATC contains the following coding sequences:
- a CDS encoding autotransporter outer membrane beta-barrel domain-containing protein, which produces MSGAGSHLEAGQFLSIGKELGDSDATLNIGEGSSVAVSQELRLPSVFGNTASTGRGTININGAATPGFLHALNIVFGENGLGVLNFNHTDNSGNYAFYAPITGPGTVNVTDSGITTLTRDYTYHGKTNVNAGVLRAGSTNSLSPTSDFAVASGGTLDTNTYSPTVKSLSNAGTVTMLAGGTGSVLTVTGNYVGNGGVIAMNTIVGADNSATEKLVVNGATNGTTILNITNLGGAGAPTTGNGILVVEVAGASNGVFSLPAPGHLEVGGFRYELVKIGNNWYLSNNERTEASPVEASVACTPSQLGGSAGLVATCTVSLSVPLGVDMPINLNLPANSPRYSSTCASPLVIAANATQASCTITAVAATNESDVMAELSIAPPSVADAYAVGGVPAQVQILGNGNSRPGAGAHAVPTMGTVGLVAMASLMGLIGLRRSRKHNGRQG